AacgtgacaaaaacacacaggaGTGTGGGAGCGTGAAAGAATGTCTGTAAACAGCAAATAGAGACGGACAAGCCCTTGCAGGACTCCAGAACTGGTTGAAAAAACTGCATCTAAAGTGTCACCCGTTTTCTCCACACCCAGTTTGGCATGATTACATAAACATATTGGCCAATGTTGTCTCGGGCAGCTGCCTGTGATTGGATACACACTCTTGTGTTGTAATCTGTAATACAAATCCAACCAGTTTATGGCTCCGGACGTTTGATCCGGTGGTTTATTCAGAGTTTATTTATCGTATGATGGTACAGACGCACAAATGAGCTGGAAAATCAGGCAAAGGTTAAGCTGTTCCCGTTTTACAGGAACATATCCTTGATCTTAACAAAACAGGGCCTTGATATTGCAATCCAAGTGAAAAAAAGGAGTCAACTACATGCTAAATGAAACTgataaatgaatcatttacattGCTTCCATTACTTACAATAACTTTTTCATTAATCATATAAAAATGAATCTCAAACAGTTGATTTTAGAACAATTTCTATCCATGGTCCAAAAATAAAGAGGGTTCTGGCTtatgtgtttttaaatgcaataaccCATGTAAAAtcccccccctccccctccaaaaaacaaaaacagcctttGGCCAATGCCAAATACACATAAGTGATCAACATCCACAGTACCACCCATCCTAATCAATATTCATACCCATCATCCTGGTTTATAATGGGTCTAGACCCTCATTATCTTTCACTTTTAACTTTTAAAGGTTTCCAATCTGAACTTTGAATCCTGGATGGGGCAAATATTAAGTGTAGATGCACAATACCACCCTCACACTATAAGATCACCACTAACCATTCATTCAACCGACCGCAGCATTATATATCCAACATTATATGTGCCactaaaatgtgtttaacaaCTTTAGATCTCATAAAGTGGGTGTGGCATGGATAACACACATGTGACACATGTTGTACATTCACTTTATCAATGAATCCTGGTTTAGCTTGCTAGGTGGCTATTAGCTTTAAAGCCCTGCCAACACCCTTTTAAGACAAAGAAAGAGTTAATTTCCGTCTAATGGTGGTGTAAAGCTACCAAACCTAAAGTTTAGGTCCTTTCCAAACAGTTTGAATTGATTTTCTATTGGCTGAATCAGATTTGGTTGAGTTTATATGAATCTTGGCTAAGCTAAAAGCTAGTAACTATTGATCACCAACCTGCAAATGAGACACGACCAGGCTCTTGTTCCCCTCCCCGTGATATTTCCAGTCGTTTTCGTCCATTTTATCCAGTTCCATAACCCAGAAGAACCGTAAACTTGTCGGGTTTTGGCGCAGATTTGATACTCTGGGCGAGATGATCGAGGTCAGGCGCAAAACTTCTGGTGGATCCGTGTCTGACACACCGACGGGTGTAGCGCTACTACCGCTTTCGCGAGGACACGCCCCCGCTGCGCTCTCATTGGTCAGACGCAGAGGTTGCGGGTTTTTCATTGGCCAAAAGTGTTTGACATTGTTAAATGCATCCGCTAATTGGATGCTAAAAATGTCAATCAAATGTTCGCACTCTTCTGAATGCAATTTATAGACTGTGTATATAAAATGATGTCATGAACGCATGACTTTCTTCTATCCCTTTTCTGTTTGCTTTTACAAGATTCAtagaaagaggaaaaaaatcaagACTCAATGAGGTTTATAAATAATGCAAGTATAATACAttgtatataatacattttctatttattataatatttatattttttaataaacattgtATAAATAAATTTTGGTCATtttatggaagcccgtttccgccactaaatgaaaaaaaataaaaacagtacattttatctcgcaattggGTCATTCCTGTTATACAGTGAATTTTACTGTCTCAGTGATTTACTTACTCAGATTTTCTCTGAAATGAGTcacatatttttaagaaattgtaTGTTTAGGTCTTCTTTATCACTTAAACAGAGATAatagacattaaaaaatgttttattttaggcACCTTTTTATTGATGTATGCATTCAATTTTATCATGTCCTCAGTGCAAAGTAATCAACTTCCACAAGACACATAAACCATGAAATGATAAAAacctcaaaatatttttaaattatgttataGACTAGGCTAATCTTCCTCTAATCATACATATATATCATgtggaaatatattttttcacaattttccTCAATTTCTGTGTCCCTGAAGTCATCTTCCACCCTGTTAATATGTACTTTCTCTCCTTCCAAAACCGACTGCAGTTTCATTGAGACAATTTTCAAGAAGTGACATCATTTCTTTTTCCTGCTGGAATCCAACTGTACAAACTGAGGTTAGCTTCAACTCTCACTCCTAAAGTTCCACCCTGTTAGGCTATATTATGGAGAATGTTTGTCCtatcaaaaaatgtaaaaataaatctgacataGTTATAAAAGTTCTGCTTATCTGAAGAAGGTTAGCTAAATGTTGATCACTCAAAGAGCTATGGCTAACTTAGTTCAATATTTTCAATCCTGTTAGATTCCACCCTGTTAGGTTCATAGACCTAACAGGGTGGAAATTCAAATAGAATAAATAGTATTTAGTGTATATAGCAAATTcttttgcgagttataatgtcagagttctgagatataaactcgcaactggcgagaaaaaactcagaattgtgataaaaagttacaattactgtttttattttttcatttagcggtggaaacgggcttccataacATTTTGGGTGTTgtaaagtattaaaaaatatttaattgattaaaaaaaaaaacaatactaaAACAACTATATGTGAGGGACACTTTTAAAGGCAGAGGTTTGATATATTTGGTCTAGTCataccattaaaacattttaaaatttaaataatttaaaattccacactgtaaaaaaaagaattcttggttcaacttaaaaaaaagtgacctggttatttaaaaaaagttgagttaatacaataaagGTGATTGgattaatcaacagaaactcaaaaaatTCTGAAAACTCAAAAAATCTGagccacattaattatctaagttgatttaacaaaagaacaaaaatgttgtgataaatcatgaaaatgctGCTAACTTATTTACACATGCTTgtaaatttaaagaaaaaaattaaaatacccTATGGCCTTATGAATGAAATTTTGTAATTTATCttgtaaacatttgaaatacacacaaaattaattaaacatccTTTAAGATCACCCATAAAAAGTTTTACCATGGAAAAATTTATATCAATaatattaatgacattttttttttttaattttgtgactCGCATAGAGACATTCTTTATTCTGGAAATGCATTTATCCAGAATAATTTTCTTAAGAATTCTTTTCAGTAATTGAAGGACATTTTTATTCAACTTTTCTTTTAAGATCTAATGGCttctattatatttaaatgtatgcatatcagttgtttaattttatattcacTATCAGCAAATtcgaaataaacaaatataagtTTAGGAAGaataaatcattgtttttaagACGGATGCAAAGTTTGTAGCTTTGCATAACTATAAAGTACTTATTTTATCGGAGAAACAAACATTAATCATTAAATATGATAAGAAGAAAGGATTGCTTTATGGACAACAGAATAACcacaaaagacatttttatagaaATTCATAGAAAACCTTTTaatagaaatttaaaaaaaacatattcaacaTGACTGTACAGGGAGCTTAAAActtacatttaatcaaaatacaTCTGTTTTCACCATGAGGTCAATAGGATGAAGATTTCaccattgatttaaaaaaatctgtctaaaaaaacaaaacaaaacaagatttaaaaagaaatcaaaTGTGAGCAATGTCTGATTTACTCAAAGCAGCTCATTAGACAGCATCATTCTTCAGCTGGAGCAAGTCATCATGCCGAAGGATTTGGACGGACTCGGCTGTCCGATTCTCAGTTCGTCTTTGCAGCTGTCCGTCTGATTTGTGTCGGACGGAGGTGCGGACTCGTAGAGGACGCATATGGACCCGTCCTCTCCGATCCGGTAGGACACTTCATATGGGTCGACCCACATGGTGAGTTCACTTGGTAGCAGTGAAAAGAGTCGCTCTTTTGTGAGTCCAATCGTACAGGCTGCTTTGCCTATCAGAGGGTCCATCTTGTGGTTGATCCGGATGCACCTGTAACCCGAACCTCGGCAAGGTGCGTTTGGGAACCAATGGTGCCGATAATGATCTACAATGAAAGAGCAAAGTTAGGCCTTGGCACAATCAAACACGGCCTTGTTGATTGCCAAAAGTTTTTGGCCTTGGGGCTTTGTTAAGGGGTTAAAATGGTGCAAGTTCCAATGAATGGACTTTGGTGCTGCAATAAACCCGAGTCTGAGCTTTAGCTGCTTTGTTtgtaacaataaacaatattaaTTTTCATTACAAGCTATACAATTTGGACTATGTTACTTGAGTTTACTTTAAACAAAGGAAAGATCCAGTCTCACCCCCTAAAGCTTCTTCCAAAGAGAATCTGAATTGTTGCAGCTGTTCTTCTGAAAGCAGTCCCGTTCCCCTCAACAGACGTGTGACAAAGTTAGCAGCAGTAGAAACCTCAGTTTTCATCGTGAAGTTTTTGCATGAGCTGAAAGGGAAAAGGCAGTAAAACTGTGAAACACAATCAAATGTGAGCAAGAACGAGTTTTTGAGATCAATTAGCTCAAGTACATCTGAACTCAACAGGCCTGGCCAATGTCTATGGCATGTTCCTTTGTTCAAAACAACACGAAAAATCGCGCCTTAAACGCCACTAACCTGCTCCTGAGAATCGGAATAGGGATACAGAGAGTTTCTACAGCTGTTGCGAATGCTTTTATTAACGTAATTGTAAAAACAGGCAAATAAATGTCTATTTTCGACCGCGAACTTCCTCCTTCGGCTGTGGTTCGAGTACGTGCAGCTCCAGTTCTGAGCTCAGATGGTAAACACTCTGCAGGCACGCGCCTCCGCCAATCAGAGGGCGAGTTCGAGGTGACGTCACAAACGATCCATTTCCATAAACAGACGGTGTATCACGTATCAAACAAGTCAACTGTAGTTTTATAAAATGAgtacttttatattttaatatttattcataatgTATGGTGCATGTAATTTATGTATTTCAAATTTTTCCTGTCTCTGTGAATTgttttgtattaaataaattcatgtTCACAacttgaatgcatgtattgtgAACgttttatgattaaaaaaaaaacgtatgtcATCACTTCACTTTTGTCGCAGTCCATcactttaaaacaacaaaaacgatTTTTGTCtatgttaatgttattttatatacGTTTATTAGTCTGTAACAGTGTTTTGTTGTGTACCATAGCATTTTTGCATGTGATATGAAAGAATGCGTGTGTCATAACCATATAAGATTATTTGTTCAGTATATTTAGTGCAGCTATTACGTTTATATACATGCTACATGCTGAAACAACTTGATTAACGTTTCATGtgcacaaacattttaaaaagcaaacaaaacgTTTTCAAACGCAcgttttaatttactttttgcGTATGTTTTCTAAATTAAAACCAACTGGAATCGTTCATAACGCGTTTGGGCATGACATTTGTCTCACGAATGTCTCCGTAGTGCATGCGCTGGACAAAGGACCAATCATAGCGCACCGTAACACACTAGGGGCTGCGCTTTAGCCAATCATGTGAGGTTTTACTACCGTATGCGGTTTCGTCTGGCCACATGAGTCCAGAGGCTGAGAGGGAGCTCAGATATGCTTCCAGCTTCACAAGttttctgttattttgtttatttagtcGTTTAGGTTTATGTTAATAGCTTAAAGTAGCactttattattgttttgtgCAGCATGTTGTGTGTTTGACGAGTCGTAGCAGGTTAATGCAGGAGTCTGAGAGGGACACTGAAGCAGGTAATGATAAACCTGAGCACTTTACTACAGTTTTACCATAATAAACCCAGTATATGACTCCACAAGACCATTGTATGTAGTTTAGGCATTATTTTCCGCCTTTGGCTGGAAAATAACTAGATTTGTAGTATTTCCAAAGTGTCAGTTACATTCAACGGTTTTTTAGTTTACACTACTgatattaatgacattttacaacTTGCACGAACTGTATTATATATCGGAAAAGGCTACTTTGCTGACCACAGTGAATAATTGagatatatatgtgtgtatatgtatgtatgtacactacctttcaaaatttggggtcagtaagattttttaatgtt
This genomic stretch from Megalobrama amblycephala isolate DHTTF-2021 linkage group LG2, ASM1881202v1, whole genome shotgun sequence harbors:
- the si:dkey-42i9.4 gene encoding protein BTG1; this encodes MKTEVSTAANFVTRLLRGTGLLSEEQLQQFRFSLEEALGDHYRHHWFPNAPCRGSGYRCIRINHKMDPLIGKAACTIGLTKERLFSLLPSELTMWVDPYEVSYRIGEDGSICVLYESAPPSDTNQTDSCKDELRIGQPSPSKSFGMMTCSS